Genomic DNA from Pelorhabdus rhamnosifermentans:
TAATCAATAGCGCTTCAGCCATAGCAGATACATTTTCATATTTACCGTGACCGTAGGCATGATCTTGATCAGGGGGTAAATTGGATTTTTTCACTGCATAAAAAGCAATGAGTGCTGCCATTAAATCTACAGCCGAATGGGCAGCTTCAGAAACAATACTGATAGCACCTGTTGCAACCCCCACAACAAGTTTAGTTAATACAAGCATTGTATTGGATATGACGGAAAGTCGTGCAGCACCTTTTTTTAATTGGGCCGCTTCGCTGGCGTTCATCGAATCCCTCCAAAAATACAACAAGAATCACGTGCAAGACCGTAACACGGTCCTGCAGAATGATTCCTGCTACTAATCCCGACTACACCGATTTCTACTTCGGTCGTCTGTTCCTATTCTATTATATTAGCATAAAGCAAAATGAGTGTAAACAAAATCCACATAGCCGTCAAAATTCAGCCAATTTTCGCAATATGCAACACAGGATACCCCTTGTCTCCTAACTTTTTCGTCAAGAGTTCCACATCCTGAATATCGGCTCGAATAATGAGTTCGCCTTGCTGTTCAGTACCAGTCAAAGCCACCATACTGTTAATGTTAATGTCTAGCTCTTTAAAAATTCCCGTAATTTCATGAACCATACCAATTTTATCAGCCCCGCCAATGGTCAGGCGTGTCTTTCCTTCAGCCAACCCCATGACATCAACAAAACATTTAAAAATATCTGTCTCCGTAATAATCCCTACGACAGCGCCCTTTACATCGACAACAACAAGACCACCGATTTTCTGTTGCGCCATAATCAGTGCAGCCTCTTCAATGGTAGCATCGGCACAGATGGTAAGTACCTTTTTCTTCATAATATCACGTAATAATACCTTGTCTAAAAGATAATTCGCTTCATAGACAGAAAGCGTCGTAGCAGGTGAAGGTGATACTTCCCTGAGATCACGGTCCGTTACAATACCAAGAAGTTTGCCATCTTGAACAATGGGCAAGCGCCGAAACTTGTTCTTCTGCATCATATTCTTAGCCTCTGTTACAGAGGTATCCGGAGTTACTGTCACAGGATTTTCCGTCATCCTTGTTGCTACAAACATCGTAATCACTCCTCACATCTTCACTTTTTCTTTCTTAGCCGCCTAGATAAGCCTTGCGCACATCTTCACTTGCCGCAAGCTCTTTCGCTGTACCAGACAAGGTAATGCGTCCTGTCTCAAGTACATAGGCATGATGGGCAATGGATAGTGCCATATGCGCATTTTGTTCGACGAGTAAAATCGTTGTTCCTGTCTCATTGATTTCTTTGATAATCGAAAAAATTTCTTTTACCAAGAGCGGCGCAAGTCCCATGGAGGGTTCATCAAGTAATAACAATCTAGGACGACTCATCAGCGCCCGCCCCATGGCAAGCATTTGTTGTTCGCCGCCTGATAAGGTTCCGGCTATCTGACTTTTCCGTTCAGCCAGCCGCGGAAACCGTTTAAAAACATTGCCCATATCGTCGGCAATGCCTTTTTTATCCTTACGAATATAGGCACCCAATTCCAGATTTTCCAGCACCGTCATATTGGCAAAAATCCGCCGTCCTTCAGGGACCTGCGAGATGCCTTGTTTTACGATGTTTTGAGCACCATAACCCAGCAGGCTTTTTTCTTCAAATAACAGCTCCCCTGTCTTGGGTTTTAAGAGTCCTGAGATGGTCCGAAGGATGGTGCTTTTCCCTGCACCATTGGCACCGATAAGCGTCACAATCTCGCCTTCATTGACGTTAACGCTAATGCCTTTGAGCGCATGAATGGCTCCGTAATATACATGAATGTTATCGATTTTTAGCATAGTTACACCTCCACCTCCTCGCCCAAATAAGCCTCAATGACTTTCGGATTATTTTTGATTTCTGCCGGTGTGCCGCTGGCAA
This window encodes:
- a CDS encoding CBS and ACT domain-containing protein; protein product: MFVATRMTENPVTVTPDTSVTEAKNMMQKNKFRRLPIVQDGKLLGIVTDRDLREVSPSPATTLSVYEANYLLDKVLLRDIMKKKVLTICADATIEEAALIMAQQKIGGLVVVDVKGAVVGIITETDIFKCFVDVMGLAEGKTRLTIGGADKIGMVHEITGIFKELDININSMVALTGTEQQGELIIRADIQDVELLTKKLGDKGYPVLHIAKIG
- a CDS encoding ABC transporter ATP-binding protein — encoded protein: MLKIDNIHVYYGAIHALKGISVNVNEGEIVTLIGANGAGKSTILRTISGLLKPKTGELLFEEKSLLGYGAQNIVKQGISQVPEGRRIFANMTVLENLELGAYIRKDKKGIADDMGNVFKRFPRLAERKSQIAGTLSGGEQQMLAMGRALMSRPRLLLLDEPSMGLAPLLVKEIFSIIKEINETGTTILLVEQNAHMALSIAHHAYVLETGRITLSGTAKELAASEDVRKAYLGG